A section of the Drosophila sechellia strain sech25 chromosome 3L, ASM438219v1, whole genome shotgun sequence genome encodes:
- the LOC116801136 gene encoding period circadian protein gives MRLLLPLTLAVIAFSCMSFIDCASSDDTGTATGTSTGTGTGTGTGTGTGTATSTTVAPNTTSTTTTEAPVYHRRIHRRRRRILRRLRHRRAEAERRRRRG, from the coding sequence ATGAGGCTACTTCTTCCTTTGACTTTGGCAGTGATTGCCTTTAGCTGCATGTCCTTTATAGATTGCGCCTCGTCGGACGACACAGGAACCGCAACTGGGACGAGcactggaactggaactggaactggtaCTGGCACCGGCACCGGCACAGCCACATCGACAACAGTTGCTCCGAACACCACCTCTACCACGACCACAGAAGCGCCCGTGTACCACAGAAGGATACATCGGCGCAGGCGTCGCATCCTCAGGAGACTCCGACACAGGCGCGCAGAGGCCGAGCGAAGACGCCGACGGGGCTAG
- the LOC6606128 gene encoding phospholipid-transporting ATPase ABCA1, with amino-acid sequence MADHKAPSWIMKLLLLLWKNFSMLKGRKCYVITLFIFFALLPLLCMCVRLISDLSTKPKIPDPIPTAAFLYNLPSYIYFAPQTKLIESIVAELNVKKTTGFESSHKLNEALVSFSQKKSFVIGIEFSDPWTEWPDKLSFTLHSAAIPNINVNIMYQADGSYKFYKTGFLAVQQALSQVHIKHKCKEFNKTQGDITFPPIKDLPSPPIFMTSHSRTLQGVAGMIIIIIFIFVVIRLTTSIVEEKELQLKVTLNLMGVGSCLQWAAWYIETFIIFLIGSSIITLFWKLVPPNSEISFMPFTHWSMALFVLLVLSHCAICFSFLMSSLISRTYRISLVTFLILIATLIPFWALHSDGCSAGLNVFLSFFLISGLQVLANSICMWEDYGEGLQWGNLFETSWPGGSLSAGYILLVMVLVSFLSLLLCLYLEQIRPGPYGDSRPWHFPCTHCCSTESLVPYSRLFNRLFGIYRAAPDEERPDLQLIEPDPVDKIAGVQIRGLCKTFGKMEVVKNVSFDMFEGQVTVLMGHNGAGKTTLISMLAGFISPTSGSALINGFDIRQERRQAQRCIGLCPQQNVLFKHLSSVSHIKLFSRLRGVRGAEVKAEVQNYLKKLNLQEKKRLAARNLSGGTQRRLSVACALCGGVKVLICDEPSSGLDPSARRELWRLILEAKEGCTVLLTTHQLDDGEVLSDRVVIISDGQLRCIGSLPFLKKKVNASCFLTCEARKRCDLEMLTSLISRHVGRIEPFSIKGRDVCYKLPLSKSNSFSSLFRDLESQMNTLGVRGFSLSSVSLEEIFMSFGAEDLNTRHSGGAEKRDDDHENVEEGEGQDGNVRSCAKQWRAMMTKKIMGLYDQKAYFLILLLIPIVYYLTTLMMSTNPHRSGRRTFNVSDYGVDKSTILLSVPENKSYMEERRIDSIESLVKGKFQLIVVSEQIKDYVDEKWKSREGRREINFVSMAMDTADRLGLIGWVGPRHYVHAAPMILNLVYNVFAQELIGPEISIEVTSFPFTPRNNNNFVTGDTTDLSICVILYVCIALIIFSSGVIQERVSHMKMQQEVSGLGMITYWLSHLAFDMMVYFILVLALLLPLYLYAPWYLLLFVLFFTGLAGLIFTYFMISMLSASFLAVSLTLLSVLVVSLIFMILGVLAMTYKLVYVAIFVANMLPVIAGYQCLQKCFNYKSRCGSYIPETKRPTSDDPTSDKMYCINPLSFLTPKCVCENPMTWPEMLVMLAAAITFFLLIMFFEYGSCIWYRCKGCCTYSSSGSIEDPKVSRQAEKIRAMNADQIGSRALVVDGVSKKYGCGPLAVNNISFALKPSHCVGLLGPNGAGKTSTFKMIVGEHSIDKGNIYISGHSMRMKRNKTMKELGYCPQYDAFFEFLTGRQLLKVFLQLWGYPRKNLNKRCEDLADHFGFRKHLDKKIIYYSGGTKRKINAAVACGAKSLICLDEPSAGVDPASRRHVWTIINEMAQQGKAVLLTSHNMDEINALCSKCVILVDGRIYAMGSNQHVKNKIAKGMMLKLVVNVQQDKMVAMLTKIEDDINVAFPNAELKEKYEFSGRLTFQIFEVDTTWSRIFEFVEGHRSSWQLDDYSLSQPSLEDAFEEIAEEKRKKRERESN; translated from the exons ATGGCTGACCACAAAGCTCCAAGCTGGATTAtgaagttgttgttgctgttgtggaaAAACTTCTCAATGCTCAAGGGCCGCAAATGTTACGTGATCAcccttttcattttctttgccCTCCTGCCTTTACTTTGTATGTGCGTTAGGCTTATATCGGACTTGAGTACCAAACCAAAAATTCCGGATCCGATACCCACTGCGGCGTTTCTTTATAATTTACC TTCATATATTTACTTCGCTCCGCAAACGAAGTTGATCGAGTCGATTGTGGCAGAGCTAAACGTAAAAAAAACCACAGGATTTGAAAGCTCGCACAAACTTAATGAAGCGTTGGTTAGTTTTTCACAGAAAAAAAGTTTTGTGATTGGTATCGAATTTTCCGACCCCTGGACGGAATGGCCTGATAAACTGTCTTTCACCCTTCATTCTGCCGCGATACCTAATATAAATGTGAATATTATGTACCAAGCAGACGGATCGTATAAGTTTTATAAAACTGGCTTCTTAGCCGTACAGCAGGCATTGAGCCAGGTCCATATCAAGCACAAGTGTAAGGAATTCAATAAGACCCAGGGGGATATCACGTTTCCACCAATCAAGGACCTTCCTTCCCCTCCCATTTTTATGACCTCCCACTCAAGAACTTTACAAGGTGTGGCCGGGATGATTATTataatcattttcatttttgtagTTATCAGATTGACAACG TCGATCGTCGAGGAAAAGGAGCTCCAGCTTAAGGTGACACTAAACCTGATGGGTGTGGGCTCCTGTCTGCAGTGGGCGGCGTGGTACATCGAGACCTTCATAATTTTCTTGATCGGATCATCGATAATTACGTTGTTCTGGAAACTCGTTCCACCAAATTCTGAGATATCCTTTATGCCCTTCACCCACTGGTCGATGGCACTGTTCGTTCTTCTAGTGCTCAGTCACTGCGCGATCTGCTTTAGCTTCTTGATGAGCAGTCTAATCTCTAGAACATATCGCATCTCGCTGGTTACTTTCCTAATCTTGATTGCCACCCTAATTCCCTTTTGGGCCTTGCATTCCGACGGATGTTCGGCAGGATTGAACGTTTTCCTTAGCTTTTTCTTGATTTCTGGACTGCAAGTGTTGGCCAACAGCATTTGCATGTGGGAGGACTACGGTGAAGGTCTACAGTGGGGTAATCTCTTCGAAACCTCATGGCCGGGAGGCTCGCTGAGCGCTGGCTATATCCTTCTGGTCATGGTATTGGTCAGCTTTCTTTCCCTTCTTCTATGCCTGTACCTCGAGCAAATCCGGCCCGGTCCTTACGGGGATTCTCGACCCTGGCACTTCCCCTGCACCCACTGTTGCTCCACAGAAAGTCTCGTGCCCTATAGCCGGCTCTTTAACAGACTTTTCGGCATATATAGGGCGGCACCAGATGAGGAACGTCCCGACCTTCAATTAATCGAACCAGATCCCGTGGACAAGATCGCCGGCGTTCAGATCAGAGGTCTCTGCAAGACCTTCGGCAAGATGGAGGTCGTGAAGAACGTTAGCTTCGACATGTTCGAGGGACAGGTCACGGTGCTAATGGGACACAATGGAGCGGGCAAGACCACACTGATCAGTATGCTGGCTGGATTCATTTCGCCCACTTCGGGGTCGGCTCTGATAAATGGCTTTGACATCCGCCAGGAACGAAGACAGGCCCAGAGATGCATTGGCCTGTGCCCGCAGCAGAATGTCCTCTTTAAGCACCTTAGCTCGGTTAGTCACATTAAGCTCTTTAGCCGCCTTCGAGGAGTCCGGGGCGCGGAGGTTAAGGCGGAGGTGCAAAATTACCTGAAGAAGCTTAATCTGCAGGAGAAGAAGAGATTGGCTGCTCGGAATCTCTCCGGTGGTACCCAGCGGCGTCTAAGTGTCGCCTGTGCTCTTTGTGGGGGAGTCAAG GTTCTCATCTGCGACGAACCCAGTAGCGGATTGGATCCCAGCGCCCGGCGGGAGCTGTGGAGACTAATACTGGAGGCGAAGGAGGGCTGCACCGTACTTCTGACCACGCACCAGTTGGATGACGGAGAAGTCCTGAGCGATCGGGTGGTCATCATCAGCGATGGGCAATTGCGATGCATTGGATCGCTGCCATTTCTCAAGAAAAAGGTGAATGCCAGCTGCTTTCTCACCTGCGAAGCAAGGAAGCGATGTGACCTGGAGATGCTGACTTCCCTGATATCTCGCCATGTGGGTAGAATCGAACCGTTCAGTATCAAGGGCAGAGATGTCTGCTACAAGCTGCCACTTAGCAAGTCAAATTCCTTTTCCTCGCTCTTCCGTGACTTGGAGAGCCAAATGAACACTTTAGGTGTTCGGGGATTCAGTTTAAGCTCAGTGAGTCTGGAAGAGATTTTCATGAGCTTTGGGGCGGAGGACCTCAATACTCGCCACTCGGGAGGTGCTGAGAAACGAGATGATGACCATGAGAATGTTGAGGAAGGCGAGGGTCAAGATGGAAATGTGCGCAGCTGTGCAAAGCAATGGAGAGCAATGATGACCAAGAAGATTATGGGTCTGTATGACCAAAAG GCTTACTTCCTGATTTTGCTGTTGATTCCCATTGTTTACTATCTAACGACGCTTATGATGTCCACGAATCCTCATCGTTCGGGCAGGCGCACGTTCAACGTCAGCGATTACGGGGTAGATAAGTCCACAATTTTGCTTTCAGTGCCGGAAAACAAGTCATATATGGAAGAACGTCGTATAGACTCTATCGAGTCATTGGTCAAGGGAAAGTTTCAGTTAATAGTCGTATCGGAACAAATTAAGGACTACGTGGATGAGAAATGGAAGTCGAGAGAGGGCAGGCGTGAGATTAACTTTGTGTCAATGGCTATGGATACTGCTGATCGGCTGGGTCTGATCGGTTGGGTCGGACCCAGACACTACGTTCATGCGGCGCCGATGATTCTTAATCTTGTCTATAATGTCTTCGCCCAGGAGCTCATTGGACCGGAAATCAGCATAGAGGTTACCAGCTTTCCATTTACGCCGagaaataataacaactttGTAACTGGTGATACGACAGATCTGTCCATATGCGTCATACTCTATGTGTGCATCGCCCTGATTATATTCTCGAGTGGCGTAATCCAAGAGAGGGTCTCGCACATGAAGATGCAGCAGGAGGTATCCGGGCTGGGGATGATCACCTACTGGCTGAGTCACCTCGCCTTCGACATGATGGTCTATTTTATATTGGTGCTGGCCCTGCTGCTTCCCCTGTACTTATATGCGCCCTGGTACCTTCTGCTGTTCGTGCTCTTCTTTACCGGATTAGCGGGTCTGATATTTACCTACTTCATGATATCGATGCTTTCGGCCTCATTTCTAGCCGTGTCATTGACCCTGCTATCTG TTCTTGTAGTATCGTTAATTTTTATGATTCTTGGAGTACTGGCGATGACTTATAAATTGGTATATGTAGCTATATTTGTTGCCAACATGCTTCCAGTGATAGCTGGCTATCAGTGCCTACAAAAATGCTTTAACTACAAGAGTCGTTGCGGGTCCTACATTCCGGAAACCAAAAGGCCAACGTCTGATGATCCAACTTCTGATAAAATGTATTGCATCAACCCCTTATCCTTCTTAACACCAAAATGTGTGTGCGAAA ATCCCATGACCTGGCCTGAGATGCTGGTCATGCTTGCGGCTGCCATCACATTCTTTCTGTTGATAATGTTTTTTGAGTACGGCAGCTGTATTTGGTACAGATGTAAAGGGTGTTGTACATACAGCTCAAGTGGCTCAATTGAGGATCCCAAAGTGTCCAGGCAGGCTGAGAAAATAAGAGCTATGAATGCTGATCAAATAGGATCTCGGGCATTGGTCGTCGATGGGGTTTCAAAGAAGTATGGCTGCGGTCCCCTAGCCGTCAATAACATATCCTTTGCTCTGAAACC GAGTCATTGCGTGGGACTTCTTGGGCCCAATGGAGCTGGAAAAACCAGCACGTTCAAAATGATTGTTGGCGAGCATTCGATCGACAAAGGAAACATATATATCTCAGGCCACAGCATGAGGATGAAACGGAATAAGACGATGAAGGAACTCGGCTACTGCCCTCAATATGACGCCTTTTTCGAGTTTCTCACTGGCCGCCAGTTGCTAAAAGTCTTCCTTCAGTTATGGGGCTATCCAAGGAAAAACTTGAATAAGCGATGTGAAGATCTGGCCGATCACTTCGGTTTCAGGAAACACTTGGATAAAAAG ATTATTTACTACAGTGGAGGAACGAAGCGGAAAATCAATGCTGCAGTTGCCTGTGGGGCAAAATCACTTATTTGCTTGGACGAGCCCAGTGCAGGAGTTGATCCCGCATCGCGACGTCACGTTTGGACCATTATCAACGAGATGGCCCAACAGGGAAAGGCCGTCCTGCTCACCTCCCACAATATGGACGAGATAAACGCCCTTTGCTCGAAATGCGTTATCCTGGTGGATGGCAGGATATATGCCATGGGATCGAATCAGCacgttaaaaacaaaatagccAAGGGAATGATGCTCAAGTTGGTTGTAAATGTACAGCAAGATAA AATGGTGGCAATGCTGACAAAGATTGAGGATGACATCAATGTGGCCTTTCCCAACGCAGAACTAAA AGAGAAGTACGAGTTCAGTGGCAGGTTAACATTTCAAATTTTCGAAGTAGACACTACTTGGTCGCGGATTTTTGAATTTGTCGAGGGCCATCGCAGTTCCTGGCAGCTGGACGACTATTCCCTATCACAGCCATCCTTGGAAGATGCATTTGAGGAGATCGCAGAggagaaaaggaaaaagagagagagagagagcaacTGA
- the LOC116801074 gene encoding nucleobindin-2: MAQNVALLGLALIAISASIVALPVTQNKKDHKEAAESSTPATADVETALEYERYLREVVEALEADPEFRKKLDKAPEADIRSGKIAQELDYVNHHVRTKLDEIKRREVERLRELANQAYELSNDIDRKHLKVSQHLDHDNEHTFEIEDLRKLIQKTSDDLAEADRKRRGEFKEYEMQKEFEREAQKKEMDEESRKKFEAEVKEKEEKHKNHEKLHHPGNKAQLEDVWEKQDHMDKNDFDPKTFFSIHDVDSNGYWDEAEVKALFVKELDKVYQSDLPEDDMRERAEEMERMREHHFRETDMNHDGLISIDEFMAQTNKEEFQEDPEWETIDRQKQYTHEEYLEYERRRQEEVQRLIAQGQLPPHPNMPQGYYAAPPPGGVAYQQAQGAQLHYQHPDQVHAQQQQQYAQQQQQYAQQYQQQQYGNGQQPVQLQPNQVYQHAGQIPQQQQPVYQNQPVYQQQQPVYQQQQPVQQQQQPVQQQQQPVQQQQQPVQQQQQPVQQQQQPVQQQQQTVQQQQQQPVQQQQQTAQQQPVAQQVHNQSPPPVQNQQVPVQQQQKQHQESLNQQH; this comes from the exons ATGGCGCAGAACGTGGCCTTGCTGGGATTGGCACTGATTGCGATTTCCGCCTCGATTGTCGCCCTGCCCGTGACGCAGAATAAGAAGGATCACAAGGAGGCAGCGGAGTCCTCCACTCCGGCCACCGCCGACGTGGAAACGGCCCTGGAGTACGAGCGCTACCTGCGGGAGGTGGTCGAGGCCCTTGAGGCGGACCCCGAGTTCCGTAAGAAGCTGGACAAGGCGCCCGAGGCCGACATTCGG AGTGGCAAGATCGCACAGGAGCTGGACTATGTGAACCACCATGTGCGGACCAAGCTGGACGAGATCAAGCGCCGCGAAGTGGAGCGTCTGCGGGAGCTGGCGAATCAAGCATACGAGCTGTCCAACGACATTGACCGGAAGCACCTGAAGGTGTCTCAGCATCTGGACCACGATAACGAGCATACCTTCGAGATCGAAGATCTGCGAAAGCTAATTCAGAAGACCTCCGACGATCTGGCCGAGGCGGACCGCAAGCGACGTGGCGAGTTCAAGGAGTACGAAATGCAGAAAGAGTTTGAGCGGGAGGCGCAGAAAAAGGAGATGGATGAGGAGTCGCGGAAGAAGTTTGAGGCCGAGGTCAAGGAAAAGGAAGAAAAGCATAAGAACCACGAGAAGCTGCACCACCCCGGCAACAAGGCCCAACTAGAGGATGTGTGGGAGAAACAGGACCACATGGACAAGAACGACTTTGATCCGAAGACCTTCTTCTCCATTCACGACGTCGACAGCAACGGCTACTGGGACGAGGCTGAGGTCAAAGCTCTGTTTGTCAAGGAACTGGACAAGGTCTATCAGAGTGATCTGCCCGAGGACGATATGAGGGAGCGAGCAGAGGAAATGGAGCGTATGCGCGAGCACCACTTTCGGGAGACGGATATGAACCACGACGGACTGATCAGCATCGACGAGTTCATGGCGCAGACTAACAAGGAAGAATTCCAAGAGGACCCTGAATGGGAGACCATCGACCGACAGAAGCAGTATACACACGAGGAGTATCTGGAGTACGAACGCCGGCGGCAGGAGGAAGTGCAGCGCTTGATTGCTCAGGGCCAGCTGCCGCCGCACCCGAATATGCCACAGGGATACTATGCTGCTCCACCACCAGGAGGCGTGGCCTACCAACAGGCACAGGGCGCCCAACTGCACTACCAGCATCCTGACCAAGTGCacgcccagcagcaacagcaatatgcacagcagcaacagcaatacgCCCAGCAataccaacagcagcagtacgGAAACGGACAGCAGCCTGTGCAGCTGCAACCCAACCAGGTTTATCAGCACGCTGGACAGATcccgcagcaacaacaaccggTGTACCAAAATCAGCCTGTttatcagcaacagcagcctgtctatcagcagcaacagccagtgcagcagcagcaacagccggtgcaacagcagcaacaacctgtgcaacagcagcagcagcctgtgcaacagcagcagcagcctgtgcaacagcagcagcaaccagttcagcagcagcagcaaactgtgcagcagcagcagcagcaaccagtacagcagcagcagcaaactgCCCAACAGCAACCCGTAGCACAACAAGTCCACAATCAGAGTCCTCCGCCCGTTCAGAATCAACAGGTGccagtgcagcagcaacagaaacagcaTCAAGAATCATTAAATCAGCAACACTAA